One window of Papaver somniferum cultivar HN1 chromosome 9, ASM357369v1, whole genome shotgun sequence genomic DNA carries:
- the LOC113313649 gene encoding putative elongation factor TypA-like SVR3, chloroplastic yields the protein MEMVINFQTPTTISSSFLVNSNPKRSSSSLLLKKQIFGHSLSTSLDNKLNFNRNRSRCLKFSPIKCSATPTAEEVATEKKKESLVTRTDIRNIAIVAHVDHGKTTLVDAMLRQAKVFRDNQTVQIRIMDSNDLERERGITILSKNTSITYKGSKINIIDTPGHSDFGGEVERVLNMVEGVLLVVDSVEGPMPQTRFVLKKALEFGHAVVVVVNKIDRPSARPEFVVNSTFELFIELNATDEQCDFQVIYASGIKGKAGLAPENLGDDLGPLFEAIMRCIPGPRINKDGALQMLVTNIEFEEHKGRIAIGRLHAGELHRGMEVKVCTSEDECRIAKVSELFVYENFGRVPVESVKAGDICAVCGISDIMIGETIADKIAGQPLPAIKVEEPTVKMAFSINTSPFVGREGKFVTSRNLRDRLYRELERNLAMKVEDGETADTFIVSGRGTLHITILIENMRREGYEFMVGPPKVINKRVNDKLYEPFEIATVEVPEEYMGPVVELLGKRRGQMFDMQGLGSEGTSLVKYKIPTRGLLGLRNAILTASRGTAILNTIFDSYEPFAGEISTRELGSLVAFEGGTTTTYALCSSQDRGQLFVGPGVEVYKGQIVGIHQRSGDLSLNVCKRKAATNVRSNKDVSVVLDTAIDYSLDDCIEYIQEDELVEVTPASIRMLKNPKMPFKKRGN from the exons ATGGAGATGGTGATTAATTTCCAAACCCCTACTACTATCAGTAGTAGTTTCTTAGTAAACTCAAACCCTAAGAGAAGCTCTTCTTCTCTGTtattaaaaaaacaaatttttggtCATAGTTTGTCTACTTCTCTGGATAATAAATTGAATTTCAACAGAAATCGTTCCAGGTGTTTAAAGTTTTCGCCTATTAAATGCTCTGCTACTCCCACAGCTGAAGAAGTTGCTACTG agaaaaagaaggaatcgTTAGTTACGAGGACAGACATAAGGAACATAGCTATTGTTGCCCATGTCGATCATGGGAAAACAACTCTGGTTGATGCTATGCTGAGACAAGCCAAG GTGTTTCGTGATAACCAAACTGTACAAATAAGGATAATGGATTCAAATGATCTAGAGCGTGAAAGGGGTATCACGATTCTTAGCAAGAACACATCAATCACCTATAAAGGTTCAAAGATAAACATCATCGATACTCCAGGTCACTCTGACTTTGGTGGTGAAGTGGAACGTGTACTCAATATGGTTGAAGGAGTTCTCTTGGTG gtagattctgTTGAGGGTCCAATGccacaaacaagatttgtcttAAAGAAAGCTCTGGAGTTTGGACATGCTGTAGTGGTTGTTGTGAATAAGATTGACAGACCTTCAGCTCGTCCAGAATTTGTGGTCAATTCGACCTTTGAGCTCTTTATTGAATTAAATGCGACCGATGAACAG TGTGATTTCCAAGTAATATATGCAAGTGGTATTAAGGGAAAGGCTGGACTAGCTCCAGAGAATTTGGGTGATGATCTTGGGCCGCTTTTTGAGGCCATAATGCGATGCATACCAGGACCTCGTATTAACAAAGATGGTGCTTTGCAGATGCTT GTGACAAATATCGAATTTGAAGAGCATAAAGGACGGATTGCTATTGGGCGCTTGCATGCTGGAGAGTTGCATAGAGGAATGGAAGTGAAG GTATGCACTTCGGAAGATGAATGTAGAATTGCTAAAGTTAGTGAGCTTTTTGTGTATGAGAACTTCGGTAGAGTTCCTGTGGAGTCTGTCAAAGCTGGCGATATTTGTGCCGTTTGTGGGATCAGTGATATCATG ATTGGGGAAACGATTGCAGATAAAATTGCCGGGCAGCCATTACCTGCTATTAAAGTGGAAGAACCGACTGTGAAAATGGCCTTCTCTATCAACACATCACCTTTTGTTGGGCGTGAG GGTAAATTTGTTACTAGCAGAAACTTGAGAGACAGACTCTATCGAGAGCTTGAGAGAAATTTGGCTATGAAAGTTGAAGATGGTGAAACGGCAGATACATTCATTGTTAGTGGAAGGGGCAcactacatatcaccatattgatAGAGAACAT GAGAAGAGAAGGATATGAGTTCATGGTAGGACCACCTAAGGTTATCAACAAAAGAGTGAATGACAAGCTGTACGAACCTTTTGAG ATTGCTACAGTTGAGGTACCGGAAGAATACATGGGACCTGTGGTCGAACTTCTTGGGAAAAGGCGTGGACAAATGTTTGATATGCAAGGCCTTGG GTCGGAGGGTACATCATTGGTTAAATATAAGATACCAACTCGTGGTCTTCTTGGATTGAGAAATGCAATCTTAACTGCTTCTCGAGGCACAGCGATTCTTAACACCATATTTGATAGCTACGAACCATTTGCTGGGGAGATAAGCACAAGAGAGCTTGGTTCACTG GTTGCTTTTGAGGGAGGAACTACGACCACATATGCTCTTTGTAGTTCACAGGACAGAGGTCAGTTATTTGTCGGCCCTGGTGTTGAAGTGTATAAAGGTCAAATAGTGGGCATTCATCAGCGTTCTGGTGACTTGTCCCTTAATGTGTGCAAGAGGAAGGCTGCAACAAATGTACGTTCCAACAAGGATGTTTCAG TTGTTCTTGATACCGCGATCGACTACAGTTTGGATGACTGTATTGAATACATTCAAGAGGATGAACTGGTGGAAGTCACTCCTGCAAGTATTCGAATGCTGAAAAACCCAAAGATGCCATTTAAGAAAAGGGGCAATTAA
- the LOC113313939 gene encoding membrane steroid-binding protein 1-like: protein MVGGLTSSLTDAIEAYTGLSPVAFFTILCLMFGVYKLVCGIFFVPDDFNSLRSSYIEQLRHSSSSSSPSVPIPEPVQLGDVTEEQLRAYDGSDPNKPLLMAIKSQIYNVSRSRMFYGPGGPYSLFAGRDASRALALLSFEPKDLTGNIEGLSSSELDTLQDWEDKFVEKYVKVGRIITGAKTDDSVNGDDAEENLEQFKEEPSALKQD, encoded by the exons ATGGTGGGAGGATTGACGTCGAGTTTGACCGATGCGATCGAAGCCTACACAGGCCTATCACCAGTGGCCTTTTTTACAATTTTGTGTCTCATGTTTGGGGTATATAAACTTGTCTGCGGGATCTTCTTTGTACCTGATGATTTCAATTCTTTGCGTTCTAGTTATATTGAACAACTTCGccactcttcttcatcttcttctccgtcGGTTCCCATTCCTGAGCCCGTTCAGTTGGGAGATGTTACAGAAGAACAACTTAGAGCTTATGATGGTTCTGATCCAAACAAACCCTTGTTGATGGCCATCAAATCTCAAATTTACAACGTCTCCAGGTCTAG AATGTTCTATGGCCCTGGTGGGCCTTACTCATTGTTTGCTGGGAGGGATGCGAGTCGGGCGTTAGCTCTACtgtcctttgaacccaaagatctTACAGGAAATATCGAAGGTCTTAGTTCATCTGAGCTCGACACGTTACAGGATTGGGAAGATAAATTCGTGGAGAAATACGTTAAGGTTGGGCGGATTATCACTGGAGCCAAGACGGATGACAGCGTAAATGGAGACGACGCAGAAGAGAATCTGGAGCAGTTCAAGGAAGAACCTAGTGCTCTGAAGCAAGATTAG